In Micromonospora sp. NBC_01813, the following are encoded in one genomic region:
- a CDS encoding DUF3159 domain-containing protein, with product MSGASDGTRTESLAQLLGGRRGAIDATVPAIAFGAGYALGGQSIWYGVFAALAAGGLIAGVRLRHGHRPRSVLIGLLAVCVAALIALHTGRAADFFLLQLLSNAASALAWIISVVARWPLLGVVVGGVLGQRGRWRRDPALLRAYSRGSWVWVGQYVVRVAVFVPLYLSDQVMALVAARAALSWPLVAACLAVSWWVIRRSMPPGHPGLRHPVAPGSTGSTPSGED from the coding sequence TTGAGCGGAGCGTCGGACGGCACCCGGACGGAGTCACTGGCGCAACTGCTGGGCGGCCGCCGCGGAGCGATCGATGCCACCGTGCCGGCGATCGCGTTCGGTGCCGGGTACGCACTGGGCGGGCAGTCGATCTGGTACGGCGTGTTCGCCGCGCTGGCGGCCGGCGGGCTGATCGCCGGCGTCCGCCTGCGGCACGGGCACCGACCCCGGTCCGTGCTGATCGGCCTGCTCGCCGTCTGCGTCGCCGCGCTCATCGCGCTGCACACCGGCCGGGCCGCCGACTTCTTCCTGCTGCAGCTGCTCTCCAATGCCGCCAGCGCGTTGGCCTGGATCATCAGCGTCGTGGCCCGCTGGCCGCTACTGGGCGTGGTGGTCGGTGGGGTACTGGGTCAGCGCGGACGGTGGCGGCGCGATCCGGCGCTGCTGCGGGCGTACAGCCGAGGTAGTTGGGTCTGGGTCGGTCAGTACGTGGTCCGGGTCGCGGTGTTCGTACCGCTGTACCTGTCCGACCAGGTGATGGCGCTGGTCGCGGCGCGGGCCGCGCTGAGCTGGCCGCTGGTCGCGGCGTGTCTGGCGGTGAGTTGGTGGGTGATCCGGCGGTCAATGCCGCCCGGGCACCCGGGGCTCCGCCACCCGGTGGCACCGGGTTCGACGGGTTCGACGCCATCCGGCGAGGACTGA
- a CDS encoding DUF3488 and transglutaminase-like domain-containing protein: MGCRRYAVNDTGPARWIRRVTVPVVLIALVTSAALLLGRIYDGPTVTWLTAGSGAGAVLVGALARRLPNWQVAPLSILLMGCYLLATCWWTARQAELPAPATRLLVDAAVNGVPRLLTAMIPMEPVPDTVVVPVVASWIAGLTAAEIAVRGRRMLLGLLPPLLLFGAAVFVVGPNAEPARWPAVLFVAAAALGLMVTATRPAPAGPAPVDSAPLARSTAAPDQPSAGWADGLRLRSTLVSLAGAGAVLLVVVLSAPVVVARISTTDVDPRRYVTPPQVDSLDENPLIRISGWALNPDQPLFDIQVGAPPGDTVSEAGRSATTGAQLRLRLAVLHDYDGVTWRVGGTYRNAGRVLPPAPATETNRAEADRSLVHQRITIDELSGRLLPAMPAPARVDGVRVAYDAASGTLLHPEGLTDGMSYTVDSVPPPPASNALITADVPAGEAVARTLRVADGVPAELSRLARQIAEDNGAPYQRALALEQFLAEHYRLVADAPSGHAYPNLGFFLLGPREAGGQRGTSEQFAAAYALLGRLIGLPTRVVVGFVVPPGGTSVHGVHAVAWPEVLFSGIGWVPFDPLPRPDSVIRPVEEDFRPAPQESTPPVEQSPLPPVDPVPSVPAAAGPGRQGSTPGWMIGAVGGMLGLAVVGGGVFGVLALRRRQHRHRLTGGGPADRIGGAWLEVVDALRLAGHPAGVHLSASEVSRHSRELPGIDALPDLDPLADLVNYAMFAPDDADLEQAGVAGNHAIGYVDALRARRSWWRRIVWSLHPGPLRWHRRRTSAVDTAREPVSLT; encoded by the coding sequence CTGGGATGCCGTAGGTACGCGGTGAACGACACCGGGCCGGCCCGCTGGATACGCCGGGTGACGGTACCCGTGGTGCTGATCGCCCTCGTCACCTCCGCTGCCCTGCTCCTCGGGCGGATCTACGACGGACCAACGGTGACCTGGCTGACCGCCGGAAGCGGCGCCGGTGCGGTGCTGGTCGGCGCGCTCGCCCGGCGGCTGCCGAACTGGCAGGTGGCACCACTGTCGATCCTTCTGATGGGCTGTTACCTGCTGGCGACCTGCTGGTGGACGGCGCGCCAGGCCGAGTTGCCCGCGCCGGCGACCCGGCTGCTGGTCGACGCCGCGGTCAACGGCGTGCCCCGGCTGCTGACCGCGATGATTCCGATGGAACCGGTCCCGGACACGGTCGTCGTGCCGGTCGTCGCCAGTTGGATCGCCGGGCTGACCGCCGCCGAGATCGCGGTACGCGGCCGGCGCATGCTGCTCGGCCTTCTCCCACCGTTGTTGTTGTTCGGCGCGGCGGTGTTCGTCGTGGGTCCCAACGCCGAGCCGGCCCGCTGGCCCGCGGTGCTGTTCGTCGCGGCCGCCGCGTTGGGGCTGATGGTCACCGCCACCCGACCGGCACCGGCCGGGCCCGCCCCGGTCGACTCCGCACCGCTCGCCCGGTCGACGGCAGCACCAGATCAGCCCTCAGCCGGCTGGGCCGACGGGCTACGGCTGCGATCGACGCTGGTCTCGCTGGCCGGCGCTGGCGCCGTACTGCTGGTGGTCGTGCTCAGCGCGCCGGTGGTGGTGGCCCGGATCTCGACCACCGATGTCGACCCACGTCGATACGTCACGCCCCCACAGGTCGACAGCCTCGACGAGAATCCGCTGATCAGGATATCCGGCTGGGCGCTCAACCCGGACCAGCCACTGTTCGACATACAGGTCGGGGCGCCGCCCGGGGACACCGTGTCCGAGGCGGGTCGGTCGGCGACGACGGGTGCGCAGCTTCGGCTACGGCTGGCGGTGCTGCACGACTACGACGGGGTGACCTGGCGGGTCGGTGGCACCTACCGAAACGCCGGCCGGGTCCTGCCGCCGGCACCGGCCACCGAGACCAACCGGGCCGAGGCCGACCGGAGCCTGGTTCACCAGCGGATCACCATCGACGAGCTGTCCGGCCGACTGCTGCCGGCGATGCCGGCGCCGGCCCGGGTCGACGGGGTACGGGTCGCCTACGACGCCGCCAGCGGCACCTTGCTGCATCCCGAGGGTCTCACCGACGGGATGAGCTACACCGTCGACTCGGTGCCGCCGCCCCCGGCGTCGAACGCGCTGATCACCGCCGACGTACCGGCCGGGGAGGCCGTCGCCCGGACGCTACGGGTGGCCGACGGCGTACCGGCGGAACTGAGCCGCCTCGCCCGGCAGATCGCCGAGGACAACGGCGCGCCGTACCAGCGGGCACTGGCACTCGAGCAGTTCCTCGCCGAGCACTACCGCCTGGTCGCCGACGCGCCGAGCGGGCACGCGTACCCGAATCTGGGCTTCTTCCTACTCGGTCCGCGCGAGGCCGGCGGTCAACGGGGCACGTCCGAGCAGTTCGCCGCCGCCTACGCGCTGCTCGGCCGGTTGATCGGGCTGCCCACCCGGGTGGTCGTCGGATTCGTCGTGCCACCCGGCGGCACGTCCGTCCACGGCGTTCATGCGGTGGCCTGGCCGGAGGTGCTCTTCTCCGGCATCGGTTGGGTGCCGTTCGACCCGCTGCCCCGCCCGGACAGCGTGATCCGACCGGTCGAGGAGGATTTCCGGCCGGCGCCGCAGGAGTCGACCCCGCCGGTGGAGCAGAGTCCACTGCCCCCGGTCGACCCGGTGCCGTCGGTGCCGGCGGCGGCCGGCCCCGGGCGGCAGGGCTCGACACCGGGCTGGATGATTGGCGCGGTCGGCGGCATGCTCGGGCTCGCCGTGGTGGGCGGCGGGGTCTTCGGTGTGCTCGCGCTACGCCGCCGGCAGCATCGGCACCGGCTGACCGGCGGTGGACCTGCTGACCGGATCGGCGGCGCCTGGCTGGAGGTCGTCGACGCCCTCCGGCTCGCCGGCCATCCGGCGGGGGTGCACCTGTCGGCGAGTGAGGTGTCCCGACACAGCCGGGAGCTGCCGGGAATCGATGCGCTGCCCGACCTCGATCCCCTCGCCGACCTGGTGAACTACGCGATGTTCGCCCCGGACGACGCCGACCTGGAACAGGCAGGGGTCGCCGGCAACCACGCCATCGGGTACGTCGACGCGTTGCGTGCCCGCCGGTCGTGGTGGCGGCGGATCGTCTGGTCGCTGCACCCCGGTCCGCTGCGGTGGCATCGCCGGCGGACCTCCGCCGTCGACACGGCCCGAGAACCAGTTAGCCTTACCTAA
- a CDS encoding DUF58 domain-containing protein: MTITARCLGLSVSAALLTVAGSVLGYPELALLGTAGLIVVGYAAGYASWQPRLAVRRSVHPDRVTRGDDCAVTLLVDARRRWGAVSLLAEERCGQRWITVPLVKLRSGAQTTVRYAVPTDRRGVFPIGPLRVSRRDLFGLISVAREHGEPVQVWVRPRVLPLQAVPAGVARSLDGQLDRVPHGSITFDSLREYVVGDELRRVHWRTSARIGQLMVREHVDTSLPRLVVLLDNRIVAHPDADAGLSATFEAACEAAASVFSAASRADLAVSLRMVVDDPSVAGTSSHPLDRLAEVTLARTDRLASADPVLLVCDRLRQQKPGDTLVYLTGAGDHAAVARVGALRGAFATVLIGRLTGPTAAGLPAASGTAPPPGVLFLEAVDGPGFAAAWDAVGTR, from the coding sequence ATGACGATCACCGCCCGATGTCTCGGTCTCAGCGTGAGCGCAGCGCTGCTCACCGTGGCCGGCTCCGTACTCGGCTATCCGGAGTTGGCGCTGCTCGGCACGGCGGGCCTGATCGTCGTCGGGTACGCCGCCGGCTACGCGTCGTGGCAACCACGACTGGCCGTACGTCGCAGCGTCCATCCGGATCGGGTGACCCGTGGCGACGACTGCGCGGTGACGCTGCTGGTCGACGCCCGGCGTCGGTGGGGTGCGGTCAGTCTGCTCGCCGAGGAACGGTGTGGGCAGCGGTGGATCACCGTACCGCTGGTGAAGCTGCGCTCCGGCGCGCAGACGACGGTGCGCTACGCGGTGCCCACCGATCGGCGTGGCGTGTTCCCGATCGGGCCGCTGCGGGTGTCGCGGCGGGACCTGTTCGGACTGATCAGCGTCGCACGCGAGCATGGCGAACCGGTCCAGGTGTGGGTGCGACCCCGCGTGCTTCCCCTACAGGCGGTGCCGGCCGGGGTGGCGCGCAGTCTGGACGGGCAGCTCGACCGGGTTCCGCACGGCAGCATCACCTTCGACTCGTTGCGGGAGTACGTCGTCGGCGACGAGCTGCGCCGGGTGCACTGGCGCACCAGTGCCCGGATCGGGCAGTTGATGGTGCGGGAGCACGTCGACACCAGCCTGCCGCGACTCGTGGTGCTGCTCGACAACCGGATCGTCGCCCATCCCGACGCCGACGCGGGCTTGTCGGCGACCTTCGAGGCGGCCTGCGAGGCGGCGGCTTCGGTGTTCAGTGCGGCGTCCCGCGCCGATCTGGCGGTGTCGCTGCGGATGGTGGTCGACGACCCGTCGGTGGCCGGCACGAGTAGCCATCCGCTGGACCGGCTGGCGGAGGTAACGCTGGCCCGGACCGACCGGCTCGCCTCCGCCGACCCGGTGCTACTGGTCTGTGACCGGCTGCGCCAACAGAAGCCGGGCGACACCCTGGTGTATCTCACCGGCGCCGGTGACCATGCGGCCGTCGCGCGGGTGGGTGCGCTGCGCGGAGCGTTCGCCACCGTGCTGATCGGCCGGCTGACCGGGCCGACCGCAGCCGGCCTGCCCGCAGCGTCGGGCACCGCCCCGCCGCCCGGCGTGCTGTTCCTCGAGGCGGTCGACGGGCCAGGCTTCGCGGCGGCCTGGGATGCCGTAGGTACGCGGTGA
- a CDS encoding AAA family ATPase: MTVTAPLTPHEVTGFASVAARLAGGIATVVLGKPQVVRLALTALFAQGHVLVEDVPGVGKTTLARAIAATVHGHWRRIQFTPDLLPADVSGVTIFNQSTQGFEFHPGPVFANIVIADEINRASPKTQSALLEVMEEHTVTVDGVRHPVPRPFLVVATQNPVEMDGTYRLPEAQLDRFLVRLSVGYPDEQTEIEVLRGATLRSPEALEPVIDTAAVGELIRMAQRVHIADPLYGYAVRLAVATRTHPAVRVGVSPRGVIALTRAACAYALIDGRGFVLPEDLKALLEPVFAHRLLLTADAQLRGVTAGEVLADAVRSVPVPLPAGHPTPVSV, from the coding sequence GTGACCGTGACCGCACCGCTGACCCCCCACGAGGTGACCGGCTTCGCCTCGGTCGCCGCCCGACTGGCCGGTGGGATCGCCACCGTGGTGCTGGGCAAGCCCCAGGTGGTGCGGCTGGCGCTGACCGCCCTGTTCGCGCAGGGTCACGTGCTTGTCGAAGACGTGCCCGGGGTCGGCAAGACCACTCTTGCCCGGGCGATCGCCGCCACCGTCCACGGGCACTGGCGGCGGATCCAGTTCACTCCGGATCTGCTGCCGGCCGACGTGTCCGGGGTGACCATCTTCAACCAGTCGACCCAGGGATTCGAGTTCCATCCCGGCCCGGTGTTCGCCAACATCGTCATCGCCGACGAGATCAACCGGGCGTCGCCGAAGACCCAGTCGGCCCTGCTCGAGGTGATGGAGGAGCACACGGTCACCGTCGACGGGGTGCGCCACCCGGTGCCCCGGCCGTTCCTCGTCGTCGCCACCCAGAACCCCGTCGAGATGGACGGCACCTATCGGTTGCCCGAGGCCCAACTGGACCGGTTCCTGGTCCGGCTGTCGGTGGGGTACCCGGACGAGCAGACCGAGATCGAGGTGCTGCGGGGGGCGACACTGCGCTCACCCGAGGCACTGGAACCGGTCATCGACACGGCAGCCGTCGGCGAACTGATCCGGATGGCGCAGCGGGTGCACATCGCAGACCCGCTCTACGGCTACGCCGTACGGCTGGCCGTGGCGACGCGGACCCACCCCGCGGTCCGGGTCGGAGTGAGCCCCCGCGGGGTGATCGCGCTGACCCGGGCGGCCTGCGCGTACGCCCTCATCGACGGCCGCGGTTTCGTCCTACCGGAGGATCTGAAGGCCTTGTTGGAGCCGGTGTTCGCGCACCGTCTGCTGCTCACCGCCGATGCCCAGCTGCGGGGTGTCACCGCTGGTGAGGTGCTGGCCGACGCGGTCCGGTCCGTCCCGGTGCCGCTGCCCGCCGGTCACCCCACGCCGGTCTCGGTCTGA
- a CDS encoding fibronectin type III domain-containing protein, translating to MVPSGIDDTPEPTRPGRRPLRGRGTLVTIGTVAAVVTAMGLTVLGLGAADHAIAGYDASSWLWSSARGELARVNGLTGRVDTRVEVADSRAHQTQIVQTDQFLILRDLSTGQISSLNLATLQISATTTSTNGLGVSVALHDDAAFVIDAVQGVVRQIDPRSLQPLGEAVRYPPGITGGYFDGAGRLWVGVPSEGTVSAITAAPLPEAPAQGGPAAVFDSSLPGPAAADPGVTTGLPGPTQVRTVAVAPPSHELTISALDDGVAVLNRTASTLTLLRGDDSRELPLDLAAPGMLPPRTTGERVAVTVPEQRRVILVDDDGVRQFTVPGSGSALRPAVVWAGRVYCADERTREIFAFDSTGTALPTIAIAEASGPLELEVRENHLFINAPDASTARVVTDHHEVRVVDKYANDILGGDPPPVPPPPPPPVEPTVGKPGAPGNVTAAAGDRTARVSWRPAPDNGAGILRYVITGAGRTVEVGANQRSFEVTALTNGETYWFSVHAVNSEGAGPDRESNPVTPTAAVPDAPTEVTAQARPDGAVVVSWPAANGQGNTVATYTVTAISAEATAPAGDADGTELVIAPGALEYGTQYAFTVVAVTDQGANSTASPLSNSVVPYTTPDPPADVAAATVADRRGAVRVSWRPAAGNGRPVTGYVVVTGDRRTEVTDAAEVVITDLGDGTDVAVAVHAVNAAGEGAAATTTARTVAAPRVTVTGATADTNSVTLAFTVDAGGGEVTCTAAADGSQLVTGGCDSIRVTGLYPGRSYTFAVRAANAAGTGTASHTRATAALQGTATCVNGPDGEQRTYCDADVDGRNGNEIFAVPQQDNDRQVGWVPDGTRLTALCRRQGEHVDAWIYNGDKASTWWIRVEYDGQNYIPWAWFNLAGGDDLNSLPTC from the coding sequence GTGGTCCCATCGGGCATCGACGACACCCCGGAGCCGACGAGGCCCGGGCGACGACCGCTGCGCGGCCGGGGCACGCTGGTCACCATCGGCACGGTGGCCGCGGTCGTCACCGCCATGGGGCTGACCGTGCTGGGTCTCGGCGCCGCGGATCACGCCATCGCCGGCTACGACGCGAGTTCCTGGCTGTGGAGCTCGGCACGGGGTGAACTCGCCCGAGTCAACGGGCTGACCGGTCGGGTCGACACCCGGGTCGAGGTCGCCGACTCACGCGCCCACCAGACGCAGATCGTGCAGACCGACCAGTTCCTGATCCTGCGGGACCTGTCGACCGGCCAGATCAGCTCGCTCAATCTGGCCACCCTGCAGATCAGTGCCACCACGACGAGCACCAACGGGCTCGGTGTCAGTGTCGCCCTGCACGACGACGCGGCCTTCGTCATCGACGCCGTCCAGGGTGTCGTCCGCCAGATCGATCCCCGCTCGCTGCAGCCGCTCGGCGAGGCCGTGCGGTACCCACCCGGCATCACCGGCGGCTACTTCGACGGAGCCGGCAGGCTCTGGGTCGGCGTGCCGAGCGAAGGGACCGTCTCGGCGATCACCGCCGCGCCGTTGCCGGAGGCCCCCGCCCAGGGCGGCCCGGCCGCCGTGTTCGACTCGTCACTGCCTGGCCCGGCCGCAGCGGATCCTGGCGTCACGACCGGACTGCCCGGGCCGACGCAGGTCCGCACCGTCGCCGTTGCCCCGCCCAGCCACGAGCTCACCATCTCCGCGCTCGACGACGGGGTCGCGGTACTCAACCGGACGGCGAGCACCCTGACCCTGCTGCGCGGCGACGACAGCCGCGAGCTGCCACTCGACCTGGCAGCGCCCGGGATGCTGCCACCGCGTACCACCGGTGAGCGGGTCGCTGTCACCGTGCCGGAGCAACGCCGGGTGATCCTGGTCGACGACGACGGGGTCCGGCAGTTCACCGTGCCCGGCAGTGGGTCGGCGCTACGGCCCGCGGTCGTCTGGGCAGGTCGGGTGTACTGCGCCGACGAACGCACCCGGGAGATCTTCGCGTTCGATTCCACCGGCACGGCGCTGCCGACGATCGCCATCGCGGAGGCCAGCGGCCCACTTGAGCTGGAAGTCCGGGAGAACCACCTGTTCATCAACGCGCCGGACGCGTCCACCGCCCGGGTCGTCACCGACCACCACGAGGTACGGGTGGTCGACAAGTACGCCAACGACATCCTCGGCGGGGATCCGCCGCCGGTTCCGCCACCACCACCGCCGCCGGTGGAGCCGACTGTCGGCAAGCCGGGTGCTCCCGGCAACGTCACCGCGGCGGCCGGGGACCGCACGGCCCGGGTGAGTTGGCGCCCGGCACCGGACAACGGCGCCGGCATCCTGCGGTACGTGATCACCGGTGCCGGGCGCACCGTCGAGGTGGGCGCCAACCAGCGCTCCTTCGAGGTCACCGCGCTCACCAACGGTGAGACGTACTGGTTCTCCGTACACGCGGTGAACTCCGAGGGCGCCGGGCCGGACCGGGAGTCCAACCCGGTCACCCCGACCGCCGCGGTCCCGGACGCCCCCACCGAGGTCACCGCGCAGGCCCGCCCCGACGGCGCGGTCGTGGTCAGCTGGCCGGCGGCCAACGGGCAGGGCAACACCGTCGCCACGTACACCGTGACCGCGATCTCGGCCGAGGCCACCGCGCCCGCCGGGGATGCCGACGGCACCGAGTTGGTCATCGCCCCCGGCGCGCTGGAGTACGGCACCCAGTACGCGTTCACCGTCGTCGCCGTCACCGACCAGGGTGCGAACTCGACGGCGTCGCCGCTGAGCAACTCCGTCGTCCCGTACACCACGCCCGATCCGCCGGCCGACGTCGCCGCCGCGACCGTGGCCGACCGGCGCGGTGCCGTCCGGGTGAGTTGGCGCCCTGCCGCCGGCAACGGCCGGCCGGTCACCGGGTACGTCGTCGTGACCGGCGACCGGCGCACCGAGGTCACCGACGCAGCCGAGGTCGTCATCACCGATCTCGGCGACGGGACGGACGTCGCGGTAGCGGTGCACGCGGTCAACGCCGCCGGCGAGGGTGCAGCGGCGACCACCACCGCCCGCACCGTCGCCGCGCCCCGGGTCACCGTCACCGGTGCCACCGCGGACACCAACTCGGTGACCCTGGCGTTCACCGTGGACGCCGGCGGCGGGGAGGTCACCTGCACCGCCGCGGCCGACGGCAGCCAACTGGTCACCGGTGGTTGCGACAGCATCCGGGTGACCGGCCTCTACCCCGGTCGGTCGTACACGTTCGCCGTCCGGGCCGCCAACGCGGCCGGCACCGGCACCGCGTCCCACACCCGCGCCACCGCAGCCCTGCAGGGCACCGCCACCTGCGTCAACGGGCCAGATGGCGAGCAGCGTACCTACTGCGACGCGGACGTCGACGGCCGCAACGGCAACGAGATCTTCGCTGTCCCGCAGCAGGACAACGACCGCCAGGTCGGCTGGGTCCCCGACGGCACCCGGCTGACCGCGCTGTGCCGACGGCAGGGCGAGCATGTCGACGCATGGATCTACAACGGCGACAAGGCGAGCACCTGGTGGATCCGGGTGGAGTACGACGGTCAGAACTACATTCCCTGGGCCTGGTTCAACCTGGCCGGCGGTGACGACCTGAACTCGCTGCCGACCTGCTGA
- a CDS encoding fibronectin type III domain-containing protein has product MAQPSPLAEVRDRANAIRDAGDPQRAIGYLHRALDTGRSSFGDDDPEVLRTGHLLAAMHRSGGDPSSARRILEEALAAGEFRLGDTHPVMLAIAFDLGVVADELGNRHEARRNLNRVADAGPAVLGDDHWQVTEARRYLRQWSVGESTPADLRAEADTTVVEGRPPFVDAGHSLARIEHRAVAGQPSGGGPAVPVVVAIGAAAAAVIAAVVVVIVGVTVLLDRPPGPSATAPADGPTPGAGSGGDPPGGLRLTDDGTAVTLSWSDPTAGTVPFMVASGREGQQLAALATVNPGRTVFTVNGLNSELDYCFAVLAVYSADEYVPSDQVCTQRRESDSN; this is encoded by the coding sequence GTGGCACAACCTTCTCCGCTCGCCGAGGTCCGCGACCGAGCCAACGCCATCCGCGACGCTGGCGATCCGCAGCGCGCCATCGGATACCTGCACCGGGCGCTGGACACCGGGCGGTCCAGCTTCGGCGACGACGACCCGGAGGTCCTGCGGACCGGCCACCTGCTCGCCGCGATGCACCGCTCCGGCGGCGATCCGTCGAGCGCCCGCCGGATACTCGAGGAAGCACTGGCCGCAGGCGAGTTCCGGCTCGGCGACACCCATCCGGTCATGCTCGCCATCGCCTTCGACCTCGGCGTCGTCGCCGACGAACTCGGCAACCGCCACGAGGCCCGCCGCAATCTGAACCGGGTCGCCGACGCCGGCCCGGCCGTACTCGGCGACGACCACTGGCAGGTCACCGAGGCCCGGCGCTACCTACGACAGTGGTCGGTCGGCGAGTCGACACCCGCGGACCTTCGGGCCGAGGCGGACACCACCGTCGTCGAGGGTAGGCCGCCCTTCGTCGACGCTGGGCACTCCCTCGCCAGGATCGAGCATCGCGCCGTCGCGGGTCAGCCATCGGGCGGCGGGCCGGCGGTCCCGGTGGTGGTGGCGATCGGCGCCGCCGCCGCCGCGGTCATCGCCGCTGTCGTCGTCGTCATCGTCGGCGTGACGGTCCTGCTCGACCGGCCGCCGGGTCCGTCAGCGACCGCACCGGCCGACGGACCGACGCCCGGTGCCGGCTCGGGCGGCGATCCTCCCGGCGGGCTCCGACTGACCGACGACGGCACCGCCGTGACGCTGTCCTGGTCCGACCCCACCGCCGGAACGGTCCCGTTCATGGTGGCCAGTGGCCGCGAAGGTCAACAACTCGCCGCACTGGCGACGGTGAATCCGGGCCGGACGGTTTTCACCGTCAATGGCCTCAACTCTGAACTCGACTACTGTTTCGCGGTGCTGGCGGTGTACTCGGCCGACGAGTACGTGCCGTCCGATCAGGTATGCACCCAGCGTCGGGAATCCGACTCGAACTAG